A window of Coleofasciculaceae cyanobacterium genomic DNA:
TTAAGCTTCTGTTCCTCACAAGTTTCTCAAGTTGCTGATTTATTAATTAAGTGAAAGGAATTTCTGGATTAATGCCCATATTTCCTTTCGGTTTTGGGTAGTTGAAGTCTAAGGGAGAAATGAAATGATGAAAGCAGCAGACATCATGACCACCAAAGTATGTACGATTGATAGTTTAGCTACCGTAGCTGAGGCGATCGCCCTGATGCAGGACAAAAAAGTACGTTCTTTAATTGTTGAACCCAGTGAAGATGGCGCTTACGGAATTGTGACCGAAACAGACATTATTTATAAAGTAGCTAGCCAAGATCAAGATCCTAATTCGATTATGGTCTATCAAATTATGACCAAGCCCTGTATTGTAGTTAATCCCGATTTGGATTTGAAAAATGTAGCACGGCTATTTGCCGAAACAGGAATCGCCAGAGCGCCCGTCATTCAAAAACAGCTTTTAGGGATGATTTCTACAACTGATTTAATCATGAAATCGAATATGTCACGGCCAACTGCTGCTAACAACCTATCTTCAAAAATTAATGAAACTCTTTTACACAATCGCGTAGCTGCCGATTTACAAGCAGAAATAGAGCAAGAATGTGAAGCGGCTTGGGATGCGATCGAAGAAACTTAATTGAAGTCAAAAGTCAGAAGTCACAGATTACTCCGCCGTCCTAAAGGATACCGCTCCGCGTCCTAAAGGATTCCCTAAAGGGTACACCTTCGGATAGGCTAGCGCGTCACGCGAAGGACGCGACGTAAGGAGCTAATCCTTTAGGGCTAGTCATGCACGGGCATATAAAACGACGGAGACGGCACGGACCGTTGGTCAAAAGCGCGAAAAGCGAAGCAGCGGACGCGGAGCTTATACTAAAGCCAATCACGGATTCACGGATAAACCGCACTCCGCCCTTCGGTCACATTTGCGAAGCTTATCCTTTAGGACTAGCTCCGCGTCGTCCTTTAAAACTGGGTAACTGAAGCCGTCCTAAAGGATACCGCTCCGCATATTACTGGGGTTTCTCCCGTTGAGCTTCCATACGCAATAAGTCAAGAGTCAGAAGTTAACGATTTTGTCTCGTAAAACTTGAATATGAAGTCAGAA
This region includes:
- a CDS encoding CBS domain-containing protein → MMKAADIMTTKVCTIDSLATVAEAIALMQDKKVRSLIVEPSEDGAYGIVTETDIIYKVASQDQDPNSIMVYQIMTKPCIVVNPDLDLKNVARLFAETGIARAPVIQKQLLGMISTTDLIMKSNMSRPTAANNLSSKINETLLHNRVAADLQAEIEQECEAAWDAIEET